TGATTACCTTAAATCAGCAGGGCACACGGCTGTTGATCTGACTTTCCCTGCGACCACATGCCAAGTAAATATGTTCTGGTATTTATAAAGAAGGATTTCAttaaatatgttaatatatatcaTCTCTTTGTCATCTGTTTTACCAACAATTGCAAGTTGACTTTGCATACGAGGGACCAGGTGTGAGCATACATACGCAAAAAATACGTAACTGTCGGGCACAAAGGAAGTTTGCACATTATCATGCAACCTTTTGATCTActtaaaagaaaacaagaggAATACACATAGTATTTGAAGCCTAACAGTGTGCAGACCTCTTTTGTACCTCGAGGTTTACAAATGATGTCATAAAGATTCTAGTAGACGCTTCagtcggttgcaatctgcaaagCAACcttaccactagatggcgctaaATCCTACACGCTGTTCCTTTAAGACAACCCAGtgtattttgtgtatttatttgcaaTCGAAGCATAAACTGACCAAATGATCTGACTTCTCTACACAGGTACACCTTGACTGGAGACAGCACCATGGTGTGTCTTGCCAATGGAACATGGAGCGCACAAGTACCAGAGTGCAAGAGTGTGTGAACCATTACATCCTTCTGCAAGgccaaagaaataaataagaaagCATACAACTGGATTTTCTGTGGCTTTAGATGACAGGCAGCCCATTGAATGATTATGTCCCTATAGGCCAGTAACAACACAATTGTACTTAGTATCTAAGCTATCACTCAATTTGCCCTGCTGTAAATGCAAAATGATAAAAGAAATATACGGTCACTAAGAAATGGAGACATTACACAGTGcaagcatgtatatatatatatatatatatatatatatatatatatatatagataatgggtattttctctctcttttctcgtaGCCGTGACCTGTGGTCTCCTACCGATCCCACAGTTTGGGATGATAATTTATGACAAGAGCATCAGAGGGAACACCACTGATTTTGGCGTCGGAGGGACGTATACGTGTCTGCCTCCGTACGTAGTTATTGGCAACCCGAGAACCCAGTGCACCAGCAGCGGCAACTGGACCAAGACCCCTGAATGTCAAGGTATAAAGGTTTGAGAGCAGGAGCTGCTGCGATAATAACAAGAAGAGTTAATGTATGCAATGCAAGAAGCATTTAGTGACCACAACTGTGTTTTAAACCGTTGTGAGACTTCAACAAGCATGATGATGCtaacaaatattataataataaaatgacgAGTATAGTATGAGATTGGTGAATATTTTATTAATGGGCCGTGAGGCACGATGTGAAATCTctttcatgaaaaaaaagaaaaaactaacaAACTGTTTTGGAGAATATGGAGGATTTTGTCACTCCACTGTTGGTAGTACAGCTAGAATGTAATAACGATACAACAGTGGGAGCTGAGAAGACACACTAAGAACAAATTAGATGCAATAGCACCCCCCTCTGGTATTCACCATCTCCCAATACACTTCAACTGGGATGCTTAGCAGACAACTGGCAAACATATGGAAAAAATAGTTTCTCTAATGGATGGACTAAATTATTTCTGTTACAGTGGTGACCTGTCCTACACCGGAGAACATTGACAACGGATTCGTGTCCAGCAGCGACCAAAGAGAATATGACTACATGGAAACAGTCAAATATGGCTGCAATGGAGACTATGACATCGAAGGAAGCCTTGAGATTGTTTGTCAGCAGAATGGGGAATGGTCTGAAAAGCCATCCTGCAAAGGTAGGACTGTAACCAATATgcccgtttatttattttattatgattATACATGACACATTCTGGTGATAGCCGCATTTCTTGGGTGATCTTGACAGGTGAAGATCCTGAGACCTGCTTGTAGCTGATTTCGAGAGTTCCGTTCTGTAGTAGAGGGTGGCATAGGAATGTTTCCTTTCCAACTCTGTCCGGGACTTTTGGTGTTGATAATTCCATATCAGCCTTTTTCCATTTCTTTTACTCTCAATTTTACTACAACCCAATAACAATTGTTTCATCTGCGTTGACCATTACATAAGTGTATATACATTTGGAAATGCTTTTCAGAGTTAGAATTGTAATTTTAATGCCTCTGCATATGACCTAAACTGTCATTTGCCATCTAATATaaacttctcctcttttttatgGGTAGGTAACCACTCTCAATGTCCAGTGTAGGACATACAGTATAAACAACACAATCCTTTTcatcaaataatgttttttgtttcttctacTTGTCACATATAGCTCCTTGCAGTGTTGGCATACAGAAAGCAAGGATTTTATACAAAGGACAGAAAATCTGGATCAAACACCTGCAGCCTAACAAAATCTTCCACAAGGATATTGTCTCAGTCTACTGCGAGGACACGGTCCGGAAATGTGGCTATGCAGTGCCAACCCAGTGCACCGATGGAAGACTCACAATCCCTGAATGCTTTAAGGGTAAGAAATATTTCACAACATATCACCCAATAGCCAGAATACTATAGACTTTACTTTGttccattttaattattttgtatttttaaaatatattcttcAAATTTACTTGAATATCACTCAACCTGAGACAAGCAGCGCCAGCTTGTGTCTGCTGTTTTCCTAAGAAATAGTGTTTTAAAAACTATTGATAACATAACAGATGTACAGTACACTTAAACTATCAGAACAGCTCGTGCTGGCACATAATCCAAGTATTTCATAGCCAAGTGGTTGTCCTCTGGGTTCAAAAGTATAGTTTTTATTCCCCATTTCCCCAAATAGTAATTGGTAATAACAATAACTTGTAAATTAGTTAATGCAATAACAAGTATTCTAATGATGTCATGCATTTGAAAGAATGACATGCCGGGGCATATTTACAGTCTTTTACAAATTATCATAAGGCTTGGTCATATCAATTGAGAAGCTACACTTCCCATAAAACCTATTATTGCTCCACCCTGCAGTGAACAGTAAATCACAACAGGACATGTGGATGATTTTGGGGGCAACATTTTTTCAACATGATCAGTAAATTATAAAAGATAAACACTTTGACCATAAATTATATTTGCCTCTATTATAGTAAATGTATTCTGACCggttctctgtctgtgtcttttTTCTAGAACCCAGAGGTATTGATTACCACTTTCGTTCAAGTTCACTTCCATCAGAAATCGAACAGTGCTGAAACAACAGCAGATCCCTTCTCTGATTATTATTAAACTACTTCCATAACCAATATGTGTTCCTGTCTTCTGGTTGTTGTTCTTCTGTCTGTTCAGTCTTCttgaacattaaataaatagccACACATATTTGTAGGAATTGGACACTgagaaactgaagaaaaaaacttcCTGATTGGTTGGGATGCTCCTTTATTTCACCTTGGAAGCTATTACACAGGGAAACTACATTATACCTGAAATTCTTGCCAACCTGTACTTCACATTTGCAAAAACAATTTTTAGTGTGGTGGTGCCAGCCAATAACCCGATTATAGGAGACTTTCTAAAGTTCCTTCCCACACAAATGACTCTTTCACTCACGGTATGCACAGGTCAAGATGATCTTCTACCTTTCTTTCTATACTCCCTTTCTGGTCATctgtatttcatattttctaTGATTAAAAGTAATATATAATGCAAGTAACGTTGTGCAATTAATATGCATAACTTCTTAACTGAGGAGTACTTAAGGTCCTTGTAATACGTGTTAATTAATAGataataatatgtattgtaTCCTTTTTGTACCTGCAAAAAGCATAGGTAACTTTTGATAAGTACACAAAGTATTTGTTAACCTTAATAAGGCATTGTTCTATGCGCAAAGTCAACTCCTAATCCATTTTGGCCTCTTGCCCAGGCAACGCTGCAAGTCCAGCTGTGGTATCCCCATGGTATCATACATAGATAGGTATTTGGATAGGTCCTCTGACCATGAGATCAAGCAGACATGTTGCTCTCTT
The nucleotide sequence above comes from Pseudoliparis swirei isolate HS2019 ecotype Mariana Trench chromosome 24, NWPU_hadal_v1, whole genome shotgun sequence. Encoded proteins:
- the LOC130189647 gene encoding beta-2-glycoprotein 1-like, which translates into the protein MERMLALTLLCPFVYFTTAASNQDNVCFRPELAAHIETNGLQRFFNPGRELTLSCHQGYTPVQGPLKIACGASGEWTKTKLLCIPKRCPSPDPLAHGESFYEDVVFQSRINFTCDEGYTLTGDSTMVCLANGTWSAQVPECKTVTCGLLPIPQFGMIIYDKSIRGNTTDFGVGGTYTCLPPYVVIGNPRTQCTSSGNWTKTPECQVVTCPTPENIDNGFVSSSDQREYDYMETVKYGCNGDYDIEGSLEIVCQQNGEWSEKPSCKAPCSVGIQKARILYKGQKIWIKHLQPNKIFHKDIVSVYCEDTVRKCGYAVPTQCTDGRLTIPECFKEPRGIDYHFRSSSLPSEIEQC